One Spirochaetota bacterium genomic region harbors:
- the gyrA gene encoding DNA gyrase subunit A, whose translation MTKKDSKEGKDQSQRVINIEIEDQMKDSYLAYAMSVIVGRALPDVRDGLKPVHRRILHAMNERAWRSDRPYVKSAKIVGEVIGNYHPHGDAAVYDTMVRMAQDFSMRIPLIDGQGNYGSVDGDPPAAYRYTEARLANLAEELLKDIDKETVDFLSTFDETRKEPTVLPAAYPNLLVNGSSGIAVGMATNIPPHNLSEVVDGTVALIDNPDLTIRQLMKIIKGPDLPTGGIIMGADGIAKAYSTGRGSVVVRGRVEIEEDKKGRETIIVSEIPYQVNKALLITRIAEMVNNKELEGISELRDESDREGLRIVIGLKKDANSNIILNQLYKHTPLQTSIGIIQLALVNNEPKVLDLKGLLSNYIMHRKIVVTRRTQFELKRAEEREHILQGLKIALDNIDEVISIIRSSKTVDEADERLRKRFKLSQVQSKAILEMRLQRLTSLEVKKIIEELKDLLKLIEELKAILKSDKRILGIVKDELLAVKQKFGDARRTEILVGAESSTSFDVEDLIADEDMVVTVTNDGFIRRLSVDTFKKQRRGGKGVTGMSSKREDFIKLMMVAATHDMVFLFSNKGKIFGMKTYELQEASKTSRGKSLKGMINLSSGEDITAICAVPDMESEMYICMVTKGGILKKTLIEDFRNAKKGGIIAINLKKDDELSEVKLVKGDDDVIIASRKGLLVRTNIRSMRPMGRNSSGIIGMRLASGDMVIGMDVVKKDSSLFVVTEKGYGKKIDYRNFATKGRGGKGMAYLKVSDKNRPASGIRSVFPEDEIIIASKTGMTIRLLAKDVSIQGRSTVGVKLLDLNESDVVTDFAVISEEL comes from the coding sequence GTGACGAAGAAGGACTCCAAAGAAGGGAAAGACCAGAGTCAGAGGGTCATCAACATAGAGATCGAAGACCAGATGAAAGACTCGTATCTGGCCTATGCGATGAGCGTCATCGTCGGAAGGGCGCTGCCTGACGTCCGCGACGGGCTGAAGCCGGTGCACCGGCGCATCCTGCACGCCATGAACGAGCGGGCCTGGCGAAGCGACCGTCCCTATGTAAAGTCGGCGAAGATCGTCGGTGAGGTCATCGGTAACTATCATCCGCACGGTGACGCGGCCGTATACGATACCATGGTCCGAATGGCGCAGGATTTTTCGATGCGCATTCCGCTCATCGACGGCCAGGGCAACTACGGCTCGGTCGACGGGGACCCGCCGGCCGCCTACCGGTACACCGAGGCGAGGCTCGCGAACCTCGCCGAGGAGCTTCTTAAAGACATCGACAAGGAGACGGTGGATTTTCTCTCCACCTTCGACGAGACGAGGAAGGAGCCGACAGTGCTTCCCGCGGCCTATCCCAATCTGCTGGTCAACGGGTCGTCCGGCATCGCCGTTGGTATGGCGACTAACATACCACCTCATAACCTCTCCGAGGTGGTGGACGGAACCGTGGCCCTAATCGACAATCCCGATCTTACCATCAGGCAGCTCATGAAGATCATCAAGGGGCCCGACCTGCCGACCGGCGGAATCATAATGGGAGCGGACGGCATTGCCAAGGCCTATTCCACGGGAAGGGGAAGCGTTGTCGTGCGCGGGCGCGTGGAAATAGAGGAGGACAAAAAAGGGCGCGAAACGATCATCGTAAGCGAGATACCCTACCAGGTAAACAAGGCCTTGCTGATAACGCGCATCGCAGAGATGGTTAACAACAAGGAGCTCGAGGGCATCTCCGAGCTTCGCGACGAATCGGACCGCGAGGGCCTGCGCATCGTCATAGGGCTAAAGAAGGACGCAAACAGCAATATCATACTCAACCAGCTCTACAAGCATACGCCGCTCCAGACCTCGATCGGCATCATCCAGCTCGCGCTGGTGAACAACGAGCCCAAGGTGCTCGACCTCAAGGGCCTGCTTTCAAATTATATAATGCACCGCAAGATCGTGGTGACGCGCAGGACCCAGTTCGAGCTCAAGCGCGCCGAGGAGAGGGAGCATATTCTGCAGGGCCTTAAGATCGCGCTCGACAATATCGACGAGGTCATAAGCATAATCCGCTCCTCCAAGACCGTCGACGAAGCCGACGAGCGCCTGCGCAAGCGGTTCAAGCTCTCTCAGGTCCAGTCAAAGGCCATTCTCGAGATGCGCCTGCAGCGGCTGACCAGCCTGGAGGTGAAAAAGATAATAGAGGAGCTAAAGGATCTACTGAAGCTGATAGAGGAGCTAAAGGCAATCCTTAAAAGCGACAAGCGGATCCTCGGAATCGTGAAGGACGAGCTTCTTGCGGTTAAGCAGAAGTTCGGCGACGCGCGCCGCACGGAGATACTGGTCGGGGCCGAATCATCCACCTCGTTCGACGTGGAGGACCTCATCGCCGACGAGGACATGGTGGTCACGGTTACCAACGACGGGTTCATCCGAAGGCTCTCGGTGGACACGTTTAAAAAACAGAGGCGCGGCGGCAAGGGCGTTACGGGGATGTCGTCCAAGAGGGAAGACTTTATCAAGCTGATGATGGTGGCGGCCACGCACGATATGGTTTTTCTCTTCTCGAACAAGGGCAAGATCTTCGGGATGAAGACCTACGAGCTTCAGGAGGCTTCCAAGACCAGTCGCGGAAAATCGCTGAAGGGAATGATAAACCTGTCCTCGGGCGAGGATATTACGGCCATCTGTGCCGTTCCCGACATGGAAAGCGAAATGTACATCTGCATGGTGACGAAGGGCGGCATCCTCAAGAAAACATTGATTGAGGATTTCCGCAACGCGAAGAAGGGTGGAATCATCGCGATCAACCTGAAAAAGGACGACGAACTCTCCGAGGTCAAGCTCGTCAAGGGAGATGACGATGTCATTATCGCCTCGCGTAAGGGACTTCTCGTGCGGACCAACATCCGGTCGATGCGCCCGATGGGGAGGAACTCCTCGGGGATCATCGGCATGCGCCTTGCTTCCGGCGATATGGTTATAGGAATGGACGTGGTGAAAAAGGACTCCTCGCTTTTCGTTGTAACCGAAAAGGGCTACGGGAAAAAGATTGATTACCGCAACTTCGCCACCAAGGGCAGGGGCGGCAAGGGAATGGCTTACCTCAAGGTTTCGGATAAAAACCGGCCTGCATCGGGTATACGATCGGTATTCCCCGAGGACGAGATCATCATTGCGTCGAAGACCGGCATGACCATACGCCTTCTGGCGAAGGACGTGTCGATACAGGGCAGGTCAACGGTGGGAGTCAAGCTCCTTGATCTGAACGAAAGCGATGTGGTTACGGATTTCGCGGTAATTTCGGAAGAGCTGTAG
- a CDS encoding SPOR domain-containing protein: MEHFEEFHQKGVKEKNMYTVNLDTPRIIIVASVAIGVIIISFLLGMNLYKAHEKPGDSLAQRDSLLDLPTDSISPGRIPPPDDSMMNAQSEIDRLIMPGAGERDKTPAARGNEFAAMEKNSLSHDVLTSEAIKEIIPPAPDLKEHAVPAEKIKPSKKQTVKKGDKSRRQKTVEVVSDTKKETSHALRGEYSVQVAAFDKKSKAATEIESLKKMKYDAFMDRTQVNGKSYFRVRIGPIATKARALDILNEIQEDSRYTESFMIRE, encoded by the coding sequence ATGGAACACTTTGAAGAATTCCACCAGAAGGGAGTGAAGGAAAAGAACATGTATACCGTCAATCTCGACACGCCGCGCATCATCATCGTCGCGTCGGTCGCGATCGGGGTAATCATAATATCGTTTCTGCTCGGAATGAACCTGTATAAGGCGCACGAGAAGCCCGGGGACTCCCTCGCGCAGCGGGACTCCCTGCTCGATCTGCCGACGGACTCGATTTCCCCGGGAAGGATCCCGCCTCCGGACGATAGTATGATGAACGCCCAGTCTGAGATAGACCGACTCATCATGCCCGGCGCAGGCGAAAGGGACAAAACACCGGCGGCCAGGGGAAATGAGTTCGCCGCGATGGAGAAGAATTCCTTATCTCACGATGTACTCACCTCCGAGGCCATTAAGGAGATCATACCGCCCGCACCCGATCTAAAGGAGCATGCCGTTCCCGCGGAGAAGATTAAGCCTTCAAAAAAACAGACGGTGAAGAAGGGGGACAAATCGCGCAGGCAGAAGACCGTGGAGGTCGTTTCGGACACGAAGAAGGAGACCAGCCATGCGCTCAGGGGGGAGTACTCCGTGCAGGTCGCGGCATTTGATAAAAAATCCAAGGCCGCTACCGAAATCGAAAGCCTCAAAAAGATGAAATACGACGCCTTCATGGACCGGACACAGGTGAACGGTAAGAGCTATTTCAGGGTTCGCATCGGCCCCATCGCAACGAAAGCCCGCGCGCTCGACATACTGAACGAGATACAGGAAGACTCGCGTTACACCGAGAGCTTCATGATCCGCGAATAA
- the coaE gene encoding dephospho-CoA kinase (Dephospho-CoA kinase (CoaE) performs the final step in coenzyme A biosynthesis.) — translation MKIGVTGIFASGKGTVCAMFEDLGARVIDTDIIARDIVEPGTEGLALLVEEFGTEIIGTDGALDRRGFGNLVFKNPEWVKRLNSITHPLILKKAAEIFQSAPDAIFMVNTPLLFESGFDRFMDKTIVVTAATEQALERGSLRDNISREEIQDRLNNQISLNEKIKRADYVIDNSGGLENTRRQVVEIWNTLKNSTRRE, via the coding sequence ATGAAGATCGGGGTAACAGGAATATTCGCATCGGGCAAGGGCACGGTTTGCGCGATGTTCGAGGATCTCGGCGCTCGCGTCATCGACACCGACATCATCGCCAGGGACATAGTCGAGCCCGGCACCGAGGGGCTTGCTCTGCTTGTCGAGGAATTCGGCACTGAAATAATCGGAACCGACGGCGCGCTCGACCGCCGGGGGTTCGGCAACCTGGTGTTCAAAAATCCCGAATGGGTAAAACGTCTCAACTCCATCACCCACCCGCTCATTTTGAAAAAGGCCGCTGAAATATTTCAAAGCGCGCCGGACGCCATTTTCATGGTGAACACACCGCTCCTTTTCGAAAGCGGTTTCGACCGGTTTATGGATAAAACAATAGTCGTCACCGCCGCCACCGAACAGGCGCTCGAACGGGGTTCGCTGCGGGACAATATAAGCAGGGAAGAAATCCAGGATCGGCTGAACAACCAAATTTCTCTCAATGAAAAGATAAAAAGGGCCGATTATGTAATCGATAATTCAGGCGGGCTGGAAAACACCAGGAGGCAGGTAGTAGAAATATGGAACACTTTGAAGAATTCCACCAGAAGGGAGTGA
- a CDS encoding 6-hydroxymethylpterin diphosphokinase MptE-like protein, with translation MDRSPRFVIEPSREGPPTLAVMDGGARHYLHSRVAPTREAESLRPSFNTDKYDVLIVLGAGLGYHLLPLGEDALAYTRVLIIDILHGIDSEIARNPLTAFLLEQPVSLVAGCSMDEIEPRVDEFLSHGATRGIQVLEHPASLRLFPEYYDGARTVIRRALDRFSANIATRNAFARRYLRNAILNIGSLGRFYPVNALFDRLEGLPSVVITSGPTLDCVLPFIKESRSRIVIVAVDSALPVLSGAGITPDFAISIDPQQHVCEHFARGWPEGAMPVFSLTAYPLPVRRHGGLLSLNTHPVSQLIEELHPGAVGSIDSGTGTVAGDAILFAARLGLSPIALAGFDFCFGDHTIYARYTAYQRRFALFFQGRFEPIETRNLAYIMKSSGGHLVDGRFSRKSFAAYRGSIESLIRRKDIRNLYRLRTSGVSLAGTSDIEPEIFFSSFAVRALDSAQIIRSAIESFPVISQNPEMRALRNAFAHPDIRNRLLRASLPGETDEAIINSMKTKTMHVLNMEDEQ, from the coding sequence ATGGACCGATCGCCGCGCTTCGTCATAGAGCCATCCCGTGAAGGCCCGCCGACCCTCGCCGTCATGGATGGCGGCGCCAGGCACTACCTGCACAGCAGGGTGGCTCCCACACGAGAGGCGGAATCCCTTCGCCCTTCGTTCAATACCGATAAATACGACGTGCTCATCGTCCTCGGCGCCGGCCTCGGCTACCACCTACTTCCCTTGGGTGAGGACGCCCTTGCATACACGCGGGTGCTGATCATCGACATCCTGCACGGAATCGATTCGGAGATCGCCCGTAATCCATTGACGGCCTTTCTGCTCGAGCAGCCCGTAAGCCTGGTCGCCGGCTGCTCCATGGACGAAATCGAGCCCCGTGTCGACGAATTTCTCTCCCATGGCGCGACGAGGGGTATCCAGGTGCTCGAGCACCCCGCGTCGCTTCGTCTTTTTCCGGAATACTACGACGGTGCCAGGACCGTCATCCGCAGGGCCCTCGACCGCTTTAGCGCCAATATAGCAACCAGGAATGCCTTCGCCCGGCGCTATCTCCGCAACGCCATCCTCAACATCGGGAGCCTCGGGCGTTTTTACCCGGTCAACGCGCTGTTCGACCGGCTGGAGGGCCTTCCCTCCGTCGTCATCACCTCGGGACCGACGCTGGATTGCGTTCTTCCGTTTATTAAAGAATCACGCTCGCGCATTGTGATCGTTGCGGTAGACTCGGCGCTTCCGGTGCTCTCCGGCGCCGGAATTACACCGGATTTCGCGATCTCCATCGACCCTCAGCAGCATGTCTGTGAACACTTCGCCCGCGGATGGCCCGAGGGAGCGATGCCCGTATTTTCGCTCACCGCATATCCGCTTCCGGTTAGGCGGCACGGCGGGCTTTTATCGCTCAACACGCATCCCGTCTCCCAGCTTATCGAGGAGCTTCACCCGGGGGCAGTGGGCTCTATCGATTCAGGAACAGGTACGGTCGCCGGAGACGCCATACTGTTTGCGGCGCGTCTTGGGCTATCGCCCATCGCTCTTGCCGGCTTCGACTTCTGCTTCGGCGATCACACCATCTACGCGCGATATACGGCCTATCAGCGGCGCTTCGCTCTCTTTTTCCAGGGACGGTTCGAACCGATTGAAACGCGCAACCTCGCCTACATCATGAAATCAAGCGGCGGTCATCTCGTTGACGGCCGGTTCAGCCGCAAGTCCTTCGCCGCTTACCGCGGTTCCATCGAGTCGCTCATCCGCCGCAAGGACATCCGTAACCTGTACCGACTCCGGACCTCTGGCGTTTCGCTTGCCGGCACGTCGGATATCGAACCTGAAATCTTTTTCTCGTCGTTCGCCGTCCGCGCCCTCGATTCCGCGCAGATCATCCGCTCGGCCATCGAATCGTTCCCGGTCATTTCCCAGAATCCGGAAATGCGCGCTCTGCGAAACGCCTTCGCTCATCCCGATATTCGAAATCGCCTTCTGCGCGCCTCGCTCCCCGGAGAGACCGATGAAGCGATCATCAATTCAATGAAGACCAAAACAATGCATGTGTTGAATATGGAGGATGAACAATGA
- a CDS encoding OmpA family protein, whose protein sequence is MKKNALFVSLMACILAASFAVVLFSQILPPQVENIANMGPSINTPFDDFAPSFTADGKTMVFNSKRSGEPYQNIYLCSNKDGEWSEPRAIREINSSFNDETPFITADGTFIFFASDRDGSLEMPADAAGKIRVSYDIYVSQNINGNWQRPIRLPGTVNTIHHERSPSLSRDFTTLYYTTWPFGTIDKAYIMSAEYRDETGDGSFVDPRRMPAPINTGEQDISLVPSLDGKGFFFSSRRAGGFGGWDLYFAPFENGKYGASVNLGPGINSDANDVHLSVIGGSLFFCSNRKGGLGLYDIYTSTIVKIEPLKIIIRDKKTGNPVETELNLFTRIEQDGEDAMTVALKKKTDAKGEAVITYNPAVKTIDLNISEKGYMPLFKTIDLAKAKGTPQVIELTPVEKEARFDMHAIHFDFESARIKPESIPYLDALAEYLKKSPELRFQVIGHTDLHGTDEFNNKLSLERARAVKDYLVNKGVNASRLSIRGAGKTEPKVGKTGPEYDEQNRRTEFRLLQ, encoded by the coding sequence ATGAAAAAAAACGCACTGTTCGTTTCCTTGATGGCGTGCATCCTCGCCGCGTCCTTTGCGGTTGTGCTGTTCTCCCAGATACTTCCCCCGCAGGTGGAAAATATCGCGAACATGGGTCCATCTATTAATACCCCTTTCGATGATTTCGCCCCCTCCTTTACCGCCGATGGGAAGACCATGGTATTCAATTCTAAACGCTCCGGCGAACCCTACCAGAACATCTACCTGTGCAGCAATAAGGACGGCGAATGGAGCGAGCCTCGCGCCATCAGAGAGATAAATTCGTCGTTTAACGACGAAACCCCGTTCATAACCGCCGACGGGACCTTCATTTTTTTTGCGTCCGACCGCGACGGCAGCCTCGAGATGCCCGCCGACGCCGCCGGGAAAATACGGGTTTCGTACGACATCTATGTAAGCCAGAACATCAACGGGAACTGGCAGCGCCCTATCAGACTGCCCGGCACGGTCAACACCATCCACCACGAGCGCTCTCCCAGCCTCAGCCGGGACTTCACCACCCTCTACTATACCACATGGCCTTTCGGCACCATAGACAAGGCCTACATAATGAGCGCCGAATACCGTGACGAAACCGGCGACGGTTCCTTCGTCGATCCACGGCGCATGCCCGCGCCGATCAACACCGGCGAGCAGGACATCAGCCTCGTCCCCTCGCTCGACGGTAAAGGCTTCTTTTTTTCCTCGCGTCGGGCGGGCGGGTTTGGGGGATGGGACCTGTATTTCGCGCCCTTCGAGAACGGCAAGTACGGCGCTTCGGTGAACCTCGGCCCCGGGATCAATTCAGACGCCAACGACGTCCATCTTTCCGTAATCGGCGGCAGCCTGTTTTTCTGTTCCAATCGAAAAGGCGGCCTGGGGCTGTACGATATCTACACCTCCACCATCGTTAAAATCGAGCCGCTTAAAATCATCATCCGCGATAAAAAGACCGGCAACCCGGTAGAAACCGAACTTAACCTTTTCACCAGGATTGAACAGGACGGAGAGGATGCCATGACCGTCGCGCTCAAAAAAAAGACCGACGCGAAAGGCGAGGCCGTAATCACCTACAATCCCGCCGTTAAAACGATCGACCTCAATATCAGCGAAAAGGGATACATGCCGCTCTTTAAAACGATCGACCTCGCAAAGGCAAAGGGTACGCCTCAGGTTATCGAACTCACCCCCGTCGAAAAAGAGGCGCGCTTCGATATGCACGCAATACACTTCGATTTCGAATCCGCCAGGATCAAGCCCGAATCGATCCCTTATCTGGACGCGCTCGCGGAGTATCTGAAGAAGAGCCCGGAGCTCCGGTTTCAAGTCATCGGCCACACCGACCTCCACGGCACGGACGAATTCAACAACAAACTCAGCCTCGAGCGCGCCCGCGCGGTTAAAGACTACCTGGTCAATAAGGGCGTCAACGCGTCGCGCCTCTCGATACGCGGTGCGGGAAAGACCGAGCCCAAGGTCGGGAAAACCGGCCCCGAGTACGACGAGCAGAACCGCCGCACCGAATTCAGGCTGTTGCAATGA
- a CDS encoding amidohydrolase family protein — protein MVIDFHTHIFPDRIVRNRDDFLDDADFRAIYGSVKSRIVGGDGLLRAMDENGIDAAVVMGFPWSDADRLWLHNDYLLESASASGGRILPFCGLPVGEAGAVSRSVERARTDGFAGIGEVAFYSTGLTAETARILPSLFSAARKAALPVCVHVNEPLGHRYAGKYATDFSMLYESIGAEAGLPIILAHWGGGILFYELMPEVKEAFADVYYDTAASPFLYRDEVYPAALSITGVEKILFGSDYPLAGYRPYLDAMEAAPFSDIQRRAVMGENARKLLGGIK, from the coding sequence ATGGTCATCGACTTTCACACGCACATCTTCCCCGACCGGATTGTCCGGAACCGCGATGATTTTCTGGACGACGCCGACTTTCGCGCCATATACGGTTCCGTGAAATCCCGAATCGTGGGCGGCGACGGACTTCTGCGAGCGATGGATGAAAACGGAATCGACGCGGCCGTGGTGATGGGTTTTCCCTGGTCCGATGCCGACCGCCTGTGGCTGCACAACGACTATCTTCTCGAATCAGCCTCGGCATCCGGAGGAAGGATACTGCCGTTCTGCGGGCTTCCCGTCGGGGAGGCCGGGGCCGTTTCACGCTCCGTTGAGAGAGCGCGGACCGATGGATTCGCCGGGATAGGAGAGGTGGCCTTTTATTCTACGGGCCTGACCGCCGAAACGGCCCGGATCCTCCCGTCACTGTTCTCCGCGGCGCGTAAAGCCGCGCTTCCAGTCTGCGTGCACGTGAACGAGCCGTTGGGTCATCGCTATGCGGGCAAGTACGCGACGGATTTTTCCATGTTATATGAATCCATCGGCGCGGAGGCGGGGCTTCCAATAATTCTGGCGCACTGGGGGGGCGGCATACTCTTCTATGAGCTGATGCCCGAGGTGAAGGAGGCGTTTGCGGATGTCTATTACGATACCGCGGCGTCGCCGTTTCTTTATCGGGACGAGGTCTACCCCGCGGCGCTTTCGATTACCGGCGTGGAAAAAATACTCTTCGGATCCGATTATCCGCTTGCCGGATACCGGCCCTATCTCGATGCCATGGAAGCGGCGCCATTCTCCGACATACAGAGGCGGGCCGTGATGGGAGAAAACGCCCGTAAGCTGCTTGGAGGTATAAAGTGA
- the hisD gene encoding histidinol dehydrogenase: MIPVKRLVELSTDELDALFNRFGGDFSDIMINTVVPIVNDVRARGDDAVRMYTERFDGAKLDGMMVTEEEIERASARFDKKALAAFRKAKENIEEFHLHQRRTNIMYARPDGTTLGVQYEPIESAGLYVPGGKASYPSSVLMGAIPARIAGVKNITIITPPDKAGNIPDAVLAVCKIIGVGSVLKSGGAQGIAASGFGTESVRKADIIVGPGNIYVTAAKTYLFSMGIIQIDSMAGPSEVLIIADESADPAWVAYDLLSQAEHEERALAVLVTTSETLARRVVAEIAKDIERGMGRIEIKKKALERAVIILADSIDEAIEFSNRYAPEHMELMVPQPLEYLGRIRNVGSLFLGTHAPVAVGDYYSGTNHILPTGGAARFSSGVSVETFLRRTTFQHLTPGALRDALEPVMTMSRIEGFDDKHGGSVEIRFIKS; this comes from the coding sequence ATGATACCGGTAAAAAGGCTTGTGGAGCTTTCGACGGACGAGCTTGATGCCCTGTTCAACCGCTTCGGCGGGGATTTCAGCGACATCATGATCAACACGGTGGTTCCCATCGTGAACGACGTTCGCGCACGGGGTGATGACGCCGTGCGCATGTACACCGAGCGCTTCGACGGCGCGAAGCTTGATGGCATGATGGTGACGGAAGAGGAGATCGAAAGGGCTTCCGCCCGTTTCGATAAAAAGGCGCTCGCGGCCTTCCGGAAGGCGAAGGAAAACATAGAGGAGTTCCACCTGCACCAGAGGCGCACGAACATTATGTACGCGCGCCCGGACGGTACGACCCTTGGCGTTCAATATGAACCGATCGAGAGTGCGGGGCTCTATGTGCCGGGCGGCAAGGCGTCGTACCCGTCCTCGGTGCTTATGGGGGCTATTCCGGCCCGGATCGCCGGGGTGAAGAATATCACGATAATCACGCCTCCGGATAAAGCCGGAAACATTCCGGACGCGGTGCTTGCCGTCTGTAAAATCATCGGCGTTGGCAGCGTGCTGAAGTCGGGCGGCGCCCAGGGGATAGCGGCTTCCGGTTTCGGAACCGAAAGCGTCCGCAAGGCCGACATCATCGTTGGGCCGGGCAACATCTACGTGACGGCGGCGAAGACCTATCTCTTCAGCATGGGGATTATTCAGATCGATTCGATGGCCGGCCCGAGCGAGGTACTCATCATCGCCGACGAATCGGCCGATCCGGCATGGGTGGCGTACGACTTGCTGTCGCAGGCGGAGCACGAAGAGCGGGCGCTCGCGGTGCTGGTGACGACTTCCGAGACTCTCGCGCGCCGGGTTGTCGCTGAAATAGCAAAGGACATCGAACGCGGTATGGGCCGCATCGAAATTAAAAAGAAGGCGCTCGAGCGGGCGGTCATCATCCTGGCGGATTCGATCGACGAGGCTATCGAGTTTTCAAACCGTTACGCTCCCGAGCACATGGAATTAATGGTTCCACAGCCGCTCGAGTACCTGGGGCGCATCCGAAACGTGGGTTCGCTCTTTCTGGGGACACATGCGCCGGTCGCAGTCGGCGACTACTATTCGGGCACCAATCATATACTGCCCACAGGCGGAGCCGCGCGGTTCTCCTCGGGGGTATCGGTGGAAACTTTTTTACGGCGAACCACATTCCAGCACCTTACTCCCGGCGCGCTCCGCGACGCGCTCGAGCCGGTGATGACGATGTCCCGCATCGAGGGCTTTGACGACAAGCACGGCGGTTCGGTGGAGATACGCTTTATAAAGTCTTAA
- a CDS encoding inositol monophosphatase family protein: MDERTAILDFAREIALQAGKILLKGFRSPGLTVSYKGVSNPVTSVDRESEDFLYERIRDRYPDHGVVAEEGHRADGSGEYLWYVDPLDGTTNFAHGVAHFSVSIGVYSKRANRMAVGIVYDPCRGELFGALAGGGAFLNEEVLRVTESDDLSRSLVATGFPYDKNISDKNNLVQFNRVLPRVQCIRRFGSAALDLCYVAAGRFDAYWEMKVSPWDIAAGCLIVEEAGGVVTRFDGGRYDIKFPEVLAANPILHPLFIDLLAGVYD; this comes from the coding sequence ATGGATGAACGGACTGCGATCCTCGATTTCGCCCGGGAGATCGCGCTCCAGGCTGGCAAAATCCTTTTAAAAGGGTTCCGCTCGCCCGGGTTGACCGTGTCGTACAAGGGCGTCTCGAACCCGGTTACCAGCGTCGACCGCGAGTCCGAGGACTTCCTGTACGAAAGAATCCGCGACCGCTATCCGGACCACGGTGTCGTGGCCGAGGAAGGGCACCGCGCGGACGGAAGCGGGGAGTATCTCTGGTATGTAGACCCGCTCGACGGCACGACGAACTTCGCGCACGGCGTCGCCCATTTCTCGGTATCGATCGGCGTGTATTCAAAGCGAGCTAACCGCATGGCCGTCGGTATCGTGTATGATCCGTGCAGGGGGGAGCTTTTCGGCGCGCTCGCCGGCGGCGGGGCCTTTCTCAACGAAGAGGTCCTTCGTGTCACGGAATCGGACGATCTTTCGCGCTCGCTTGTAGCCACCGGCTTTCCCTACGATAAAAATATCTCCGATAAAAACAATCTTGTACAGTTCAACCGTGTCCTTCCGCGCGTACAATGCATCAGACGCTTTGGTTCGGCGGCGCTGGACCTCTGTTACGTGGCCGCGGGGCGCTTCGACGCCTACTGGGAGATGAAGGTGAGCCCCTGGGACATCGCAGCGGGTTGCCTCATCGTGGAGGAGGCAGGCGGGGTGGTGACCAGGTTTGATGGCGGGCGGTACGATATCAAATTTCCCGAGGTGCTCGCCGCCAACCCGATACTGCATCCGCTTTTTATCGATCTTCTTGCGGGGGTATATGATTAA
- the hgcB gene encoding mercury methylation ferredoxin HgcB — translation MKYLKNVASLVYEAEKCTGCGRCVEVCPHGVFVMRDKRAGITDADFCMECGACDRNCRFGAIKVNSGVGCAAAIIGGMLTGGEPVCGCDGKSGPSC, via the coding sequence ATGAAATACCTGAAAAACGTGGCCAGCCTTGTTTATGAGGCGGAAAAGTGCACCGGCTGCGGTCGGTGCGTTGAAGTGTGCCCCCACGGTGTCTTCGTCATGAGAGACAAACGGGCCGGGATTACCGACGCGGATTTCTGTATGGAGTGCGGCGCCTGCGATCGGAACTGCCGTTTCGGGGCCATCAAGGTGAATTCGGGGGTCGGCTGCGCGGCCGCGATCATAGGGGGCATGCTCACCGGCGGAGAACCCGTATGCGGATGCGATGGTAAGAGCGGCCCATCCTGCTGA